A stretch of Manis javanica isolate MJ-LG chromosome 1, MJ_LKY, whole genome shotgun sequence DNA encodes these proteins:
- the THUMPD2 gene encoding THUMP domain-containing protein 2 isoform X6 has protein sequence MAVPGDPLSAGAAGARFFCTAGRGLEPFLMREVRARLAATQIEYISGKVFFTTSSDLNMLKKLKSAERLFLLIKKQFPLTVSSRCKGKIFNEIQRLVNDDPESWLNAITIWKNLLQLDAEKEEVSQRDANPLKRKTEENGTIVAKILKAEQIHEIQENRECLLEKQIEKETLEQGDFITEREKFQAQSQNNVAKAIDAHDQNALTFRVSCRCSGAVAQTCTAQEIGRIIGIALMKQFGWKADLRTPNVEIFIHLNDVYSVVGIPVLRVPLASRAYIKTAGLRSTIAWAMASLAEIKFRNITLICSCVCLLYSAQNLAGEFVLDPMCGLGTILLEAAKEWPDVYYVGADVSDSQLQGASDNLKAAGLKDKIELLKFSVIGCFILAGRLYCCLAKITTGALKVVKTEASL, from the exons ATGGCGGTTCCGGGAGATCCCCTGTCGGCTGGGGCCGCAGGCGCCCGGTTCTTCTGCACCGCGGGCCGCGGCCTGGAGCCCTTCCTGATGCGGGAGGTGCGGGCGCGGCTGGCGGCCACGCAG ATTGAATATATTTCAGGAAAAGTTTTTTTCACCACCTCTTCTGATTTGAATatgctgaaaaaattaaaatctgcaGAAAGATTATTTTTGCTGATCAAAAAGCAGTTCCCACTTACAGTTTCTTCTAGATGTAAAG gaaaaatatttaatgaaatccaAAGACTTGTCAATGATGATCCAGAAAGTTGGTTGAATGCCATTACAATTTGGAAAAATCTGCTCCAACTTGATGCAGAAAAGGAAGAAGTTTCTCAAAGGGATGCTAACCCGCTAAAAAGAAAAACGGAAGAAAATGGCACCATTGTTGCTAAGATATTAAAAGCAGAACAAATCCACGAGATACAAGAAAATAGGGAATGCCTGCtggaaaaacaaatagaaaaggaaacactGGAACAAGGAGATTTTatcactgaaagagaaaaatttcaaGCACAATCGCAGAATAATGTAGCAAAAGCCATTGATGCCCATGACCAGAACGCCTTGACCTTCAGAGTGTCCTGCCGCTGCAGCGGAGCTGTTGCCCAGACCTGCACTGCACAG GAGATAGGAAGAATAATTGGCATTGCTCTGATGAAACAGTTTGGATGGAAAGCAGATTTGAGGACTCCAAATGTAGAG ATCTTCATACATCTGAACGATGTTTACTCTGTGGTGGGAATTCCTGTGCTCAG GGTTCCTTTAGCCAGCAGAGCTTACATCAAGACAGCAGGACTAAGATCCACCATAGCATGGGCAATGGCCTCTCTTGCTGAAATTAAG TTCAGGAATATTACCCTGATATGCTCATGTGTGTGTCTTCTCTATTCAGCCCAGAATTTG GCTGGTGAATTTGTTTTAGATCCAATGTGTGGACTTGGAACAATACTTTTGGAAGCTGCTAAAGAATGGCCA GATGTGTATTATGTGGGTGCTGATGTCAGTGACTCACAGCTGCAAGGTGCATCTGACAATCTGAAAGCTGCAGGCCTCAAGGATAAAATTGAGTTACTCAAGTTCTCTGTTATAG
- the THUMPD2 gene encoding THUMP domain-containing protein 2 isoform X5: protein MAVPGDPLSAGAAGARFFCTAGRGLEPFLMREVRARLAATQIEYISGKVFFTTSSDLNMLKKLKSAERLFLLIKKQFPLTVSSRCKGKIFNEIQRLVNDDPESWLNAITIWKNLLQLDAEKEEVSQRDANPLKRKTEENGTIVAKILKAEQIHEIQENRECLLEKQIEKETLEQGDFITEREKFQAQSQNNVAKAIDAHDQNALTFRVSCRCSGAVAQTCTAQEIGRIIGIALMKQFGWKADLRTPNVEIFIHLNDVYSVVGIPVLRVPLASRAYIKTAGLRSTIAWAMASLAEIKFRNITLICSCVCLLYSAQNLAGEFVLDPMCGLGTILLEAAKEWPDVYYVGADVSDSQLQGASDNLKAAGLKDKIELLKFSVIELPLPSESVNTIISDIPFGKKFKLGKDIKSILQEMERPRLQLPTGIHELLGHFSRCKQNSAHYHPDSPLP, encoded by the exons ATGGCGGTTCCGGGAGATCCCCTGTCGGCTGGGGCCGCAGGCGCCCGGTTCTTCTGCACCGCGGGCCGCGGCCTGGAGCCCTTCCTGATGCGGGAGGTGCGGGCGCGGCTGGCGGCCACGCAG ATTGAATATATTTCAGGAAAAGTTTTTTTCACCACCTCTTCTGATTTGAATatgctgaaaaaattaaaatctgcaGAAAGATTATTTTTGCTGATCAAAAAGCAGTTCCCACTTACAGTTTCTTCTAGATGTAAAG gaaaaatatttaatgaaatccaAAGACTTGTCAATGATGATCCAGAAAGTTGGTTGAATGCCATTACAATTTGGAAAAATCTGCTCCAACTTGATGCAGAAAAGGAAGAAGTTTCTCAAAGGGATGCTAACCCGCTAAAAAGAAAAACGGAAGAAAATGGCACCATTGTTGCTAAGATATTAAAAGCAGAACAAATCCACGAGATACAAGAAAATAGGGAATGCCTGCtggaaaaacaaatagaaaaggaaacactGGAACAAGGAGATTTTatcactgaaagagaaaaatttcaaGCACAATCGCAGAATAATGTAGCAAAAGCCATTGATGCCCATGACCAGAACGCCTTGACCTTCAGAGTGTCCTGCCGCTGCAGCGGAGCTGTTGCCCAGACCTGCACTGCACAG GAGATAGGAAGAATAATTGGCATTGCTCTGATGAAACAGTTTGGATGGAAAGCAGATTTGAGGACTCCAAATGTAGAG ATCTTCATACATCTGAACGATGTTTACTCTGTGGTGGGAATTCCTGTGCTCAG GGTTCCTTTAGCCAGCAGAGCTTACATCAAGACAGCAGGACTAAGATCCACCATAGCATGGGCAATGGCCTCTCTTGCTGAAATTAAG TTCAGGAATATTACCCTGATATGCTCATGTGTGTGTCTTCTCTATTCAGCCCAGAATTTG GCTGGTGAATTTGTTTTAGATCCAATGTGTGGACTTGGAACAATACTTTTGGAAGCTGCTAAAGAATGGCCA GATGTGTATTATGTGGGTGCTGATGTCAGTGACTCACAGCTGCAAGGTGCATCTGACAATCTGAAAGCTGCAGGCCTCAAGGATAAAATTGAGTTACTCAAGTTCTCTGTTATAG AATTGCCATTGCCTTCAGAAAGTGTCAACACTATTATTTCTGACATTCCATTCGGGAAAAAGTTTAAGTTAGGAAAAGACATCAAAAGCATTCTACAAGAAATGGAAAG
- the THUMPD2 gene encoding THUMP domain-containing protein 2 isoform X7, which yields MAVPGDPLSAGAAGARFFCTAGRGLEPFLMREVRARLAATQIEYISGKVFFTTSSDLNMLKKLKSAERLFLLIKKQFPLTVSSRCKGKIFNEIQRLVNDDPESWLNAITIWKNLLQLDAEKEEVSQRDANPLKRKTEENGTIVAKILKAEQIHEIQENRECLLEKQIEKETLEQGDFITEREKFQAQSQNNVAKAIDAHDQNALTFRVSCRCSGAVAQTCTAQEIGRIIGIALMKQFGWKADLRTPNVEIFIHLNDVYSVVGIPVLRVPLASRAYIKTAGLRSTIAWAMASLAEIKAGEFVLDPMCGLGTILLEAAKEWPNCHCLQKVSTLLFLTFHSGKSLS from the exons ATGGCGGTTCCGGGAGATCCCCTGTCGGCTGGGGCCGCAGGCGCCCGGTTCTTCTGCACCGCGGGCCGCGGCCTGGAGCCCTTCCTGATGCGGGAGGTGCGGGCGCGGCTGGCGGCCACGCAG ATTGAATATATTTCAGGAAAAGTTTTTTTCACCACCTCTTCTGATTTGAATatgctgaaaaaattaaaatctgcaGAAAGATTATTTTTGCTGATCAAAAAGCAGTTCCCACTTACAGTTTCTTCTAGATGTAAAG gaaaaatatttaatgaaatccaAAGACTTGTCAATGATGATCCAGAAAGTTGGTTGAATGCCATTACAATTTGGAAAAATCTGCTCCAACTTGATGCAGAAAAGGAAGAAGTTTCTCAAAGGGATGCTAACCCGCTAAAAAGAAAAACGGAAGAAAATGGCACCATTGTTGCTAAGATATTAAAAGCAGAACAAATCCACGAGATACAAGAAAATAGGGAATGCCTGCtggaaaaacaaatagaaaaggaaacactGGAACAAGGAGATTTTatcactgaaagagaaaaatttcaaGCACAATCGCAGAATAATGTAGCAAAAGCCATTGATGCCCATGACCAGAACGCCTTGACCTTCAGAGTGTCCTGCCGCTGCAGCGGAGCTGTTGCCCAGACCTGCACTGCACAG GAGATAGGAAGAATAATTGGCATTGCTCTGATGAAACAGTTTGGATGGAAAGCAGATTTGAGGACTCCAAATGTAGAG ATCTTCATACATCTGAACGATGTTTACTCTGTGGTGGGAATTCCTGTGCTCAG GGTTCCTTTAGCCAGCAGAGCTTACATCAAGACAGCAGGACTAAGATCCACCATAGCATGGGCAATGGCCTCTCTTGCTGAAATTAAG GCTGGTGAATTTGTTTTAGATCCAATGTGTGGACTTGGAACAATACTTTTGGAAGCTGCTAAAGAATGGCCA AATTGCCATTGCCTTCAGAAAGTGTCAACACTATTATTTCTGACATTCCATTCGGGAAAAAGTTTAAGTTAG